From a region of the Pseudanabaena sp. ABRG5-3 genome:
- a CDS encoding tetratricopeptide repeat protein, which translates to MRSIFAIFLTLFLFFHPAAIAPVQAQLNITEAESNQMDDLVKKAFAATDAGEFPKAEWYWTDLIKLYPNNAAGWSNRGNSKMSQNRPQEALEDYNKSVELAPNFPDPYLNRGAALESLGKWEEAIADYDRVLAIDPQDAAAYNNRGNAKAGLGKWQEAIADYQTAMQVNSRFSTAFGNNAIALYEVGVQTGNTDTAIKAMKNILRKYPNFTDVRAALTAALWADKKQGEAESNWVSVENLDPRYRDINWVKNIRRWPPSLVTALEKFLTLK; encoded by the coding sequence ATGCGTTCGATATTTGCAATTTTTCTTACTTTATTTTTATTTTTTCATCCCGCAGCGATCGCACCAGTACAGGCGCAACTAAATATTACAGAGGCAGAATCCAATCAGATGGATGACCTCGTTAAAAAGGCTTTTGCTGCAACGGATGCAGGTGAATTTCCAAAGGCTGAATGGTATTGGACAGATTTAATCAAGCTCTATCCCAATAATGCCGCAGGTTGGAGCAATCGGGGCAACTCGAAAATGAGTCAAAATCGCCCACAGGAAGCCCTCGAAGATTACAACAAGTCCGTAGAGCTTGCACCAAATTTTCCTGATCCTTACCTCAATCGTGGGGCAGCTTTAGAAAGTTTGGGCAAATGGGAGGAGGCGATCGCCGATTATGATCGTGTGTTAGCAATCGATCCCCAAGATGCGGCTGCCTATAACAATCGTGGTAATGCTAAGGCTGGGTTAGGTAAATGGCAAGAGGCGATCGCTGATTATCAAACCGCAATGCAGGTAAATTCGCGATTTAGTACTGCCTTTGGTAATAATGCGATCGCCTTGTATGAGGTCGGCGTTCAAACTGGCAATACTGATACCGCAATCAAGGCAATGAAAAATATCCTACGCAAATACCCCAATTTTACGGATGTGCGGGCGGCTCTCACTGCGGCACTCTGGGCTGACAAGAAACAGGGCGAAGCGGAAAGCAATTGGGTATCTGTAGAAAATCTCGATCCACGCTACCGAGATATTAATTGGGTTAAAAATATCCGTCGCTGGCCCCCGTCACTAGTTACTGCCCTCGAAAAATTTCTCACTTTAAAATAA
- the rsfS gene encoding ribosome silencing factor has protein sequence MTIATDIPTSPDLNLSQREQEPSYQIAQAAVLAADDRKGENIVLLAIGEVSSLAEYFVIASGFSKAQVRAIAGATEETIKEKFGRKPRNIAGEQDGSWILLDYGDVIVHAMMAQEREYYDLEAFWGHAPKLEVVLPVAE, from the coding sequence ATGACCATCGCAACCGATATCCCTACATCCCCAGATCTAAATCTTAGTCAAAGAGAGCAAGAACCAAGCTATCAAATAGCACAGGCTGCCGTACTCGCTGCTGACGATCGCAAGGGAGAGAATATCGTTTTACTAGCGATCGGTGAAGTTTCTAGTCTGGCGGAGTATTTTGTAATTGCATCGGGATTTTCTAAGGCGCAGGTAAGGGCGATCGCTGGTGCTACCGAAGAGACGATCAAAGAAAAATTTGGACGTAAGCCTAGAAATATTGCTGGTGAGCAAGATGGCTCATGGATTTTGCTGGACTACGGCGATGTGATTGTCCATGCGATGATGGCTCAAGAACGTGAATATTATGACCTAGAGGCATTCTGGGGACATGCACCAAAACTAGAAGTTGTTTTACCTGTTGCTGAATAG
- the fabG gene encoding 3-oxoacyl-[acyl-carrier-protein] reductase, giving the protein MGFLEGQVAIVTGASRGIGRAIAVALAGEGAKVIVNYASSVTAAEEVVAEIKSKGGEAIALHADVSHEAQVDSLVKSAIDTWGRVDVLVNNAGITRDTLLLRMKLEDWQSVIDLNLTGVFLVTRAISKIMLKQKSGRIINIASVAGQMGNPGQGNYSAAKAGVIGFTKTVAKEMASRGVTVNAVAPGFIATDMTADLKNTEEILKFIPLGRYGQPEEIAGMVRFLAADPAAAYITGQVFNVDGGMVMA; this is encoded by the coding sequence ATGGGATTTTTAGAAGGTCAGGTGGCGATCGTCACGGGTGCATCGAGAGGGATTGGACGGGCGATCGCCGTAGCACTCGCAGGTGAAGGTGCAAAGGTGATTGTGAACTATGCCAGTTCTGTCACTGCTGCCGAAGAAGTAGTTGCGGAAATCAAAAGCAAAGGTGGTGAGGCGATCGCTCTCCATGCCGATGTATCCCACGAAGCGCAGGTTGATAGCTTGGTCAAATCAGCGATCGATACTTGGGGACGTGTGGATGTATTGGTCAATAATGCAGGGATTACCCGCGATACGCTCCTGCTGCGAATGAAGCTAGAGGATTGGCAATCGGTGATCGACCTCAACCTGACAGGCGTATTCCTCGTTACCCGTGCTATATCTAAAATCATGCTCAAGCAAAAGTCAGGACGGATTATTAATATTGCCTCCGTGGCAGGACAAATGGGCAATCCTGGTCAAGGCAATTACAGTGCCGCTAAAGCTGGCGTAATCGGCTTTACCAAAACCGTTGCTAAGGAAATGGCAAGTCGTGGCGTTACCGTCAATGCGGTTGCCCCCGGATTCATTGCCACTGACATGACCGCAGATTTAAAGAATACCGAAGAAATTCTTAAATTTATTCCCCTCGGTCGCTATGGTCAGCCTGAAGAAATTGCAGGGATGGTGAGATTTCTTGCTGCTGATCCTGCGGCGGCTTACATCACTGGTCAGGTATTTAATGTCGATGGTGGCATGGTCATGGCTTAG
- a CDS encoding site-2 protease family protein: MRSTPFIPIAVFILTLALLGWGYVRSRQFGKLGLLSWLQFVALMSPWLIYFGLFVSGVFINFTTLLFLLLGSTIAYVAISNQLRKIVTVERSEIEKKLKRDLETSSDRANLQPDNSSNPPTPNQSVNTPIAVAMSQGKTQLKLFKAVPAEDMKLMQGIFGIETYYLTETIPYQEGAIFKGNLRGEPDVVHERLSKSLRDRLGDKYNLFLVEGQDRKPVVIVLPNRDLSIDNNTIPQRVLIAVLIVANGYTALSLGAQVAGIPSIQTAQDYLAGLPFALGIAAILGLRELAMRLMARKYKVKMSLPFLLPSSQLGSFGAFSRIFSPLPNRVALFDIAIAPAVASGLLSLIVLIVGLYLSAIGMGSIDIPSQIFQASVLAGTLAKLLLGDALHNNLVSIHPLVILGWLGSAITALNLMPAGQLDGGRIVQSVYGRRVASWTTVLTLIFLVIATVINPLALYWGGIILILLRDLERPMLNELSELDGDREALGVVALFWMVVTLLPLTSGVAERLGIGSGGGLIP, encoded by the coding sequence ATGAGATCAACTCCGTTTATTCCTATTGCCGTATTTATACTTACCCTTGCCTTGCTCGGTTGGGGATATGTTCGTTCCCGTCAGTTTGGCAAGCTAGGGCTACTTTCTTGGTTGCAGTTCGTAGCGCTGATGTCGCCTTGGTTAATTTACTTTGGTCTATTTGTCTCTGGTGTTTTTATTAATTTCACAACCCTATTATTTTTATTGCTTGGTTCCACGATCGCCTATGTAGCGATTAGCAATCAGTTGCGTAAGATTGTGACCGTAGAAAGATCAGAGATCGAGAAGAAGCTCAAACGGGATCTTGAAACCAGTAGCGATCGCGCCAATTTGCAGCCAGATAATTCATCTAATCCCCCCACCCCAAATCAGTCTGTAAATACCCCCATTGCTGTAGCCATGTCTCAGGGCAAGACCCAGCTCAAACTGTTTAAGGCAGTGCCTGCGGAAGATATGAAACTGATGCAGGGCATTTTTGGGATCGAAACCTACTACCTCACCGAGACAATCCCCTATCAAGAGGGCGCGATTTTTAAAGGTAATTTGCGTGGTGAGCCAGATGTGGTACATGAACGGCTATCCAAATCTTTGCGCGATCGCCTTGGCGATAAATACAATTTGTTTTTGGTAGAGGGGCAAGACCGTAAGCCTGTGGTAATTGTGCTGCCCAATCGGGATCTATCTATTGATAACAACACGATTCCGCAAAGAGTCTTGATTGCGGTGTTGATTGTGGCTAATGGCTATACGGCTTTGAGTTTAGGAGCGCAGGTAGCAGGTATTCCCTCTATTCAAACGGCTCAAGACTATTTAGCAGGATTACCCTTTGCTCTTGGCATTGCCGCAATTTTGGGCTTGCGAGAATTAGCGATGCGTCTAATGGCCCGCAAATATAAAGTCAAAATGAGTTTGCCATTTCTCCTACCTTCCTCACAACTAGGTTCCTTTGGTGCATTTAGTCGCATTTTTTCGCCCTTGCCTAATCGTGTAGCCCTATTTGACATTGCGATCGCTCCAGCAGTTGCCAGTGGCTTGTTGTCTTTGATCGTGTTGATTGTGGGCTTATATCTATCTGCGATCGGTATGGGCAGTATTGACATTCCTAGCCAAATTTTCCAAGCGTCAGTATTAGCAGGAACCTTAGCCAAGTTATTGCTTGGTGATGCTTTACATAATAATTTGGTCTCAATTCATCCCCTCGTAATTCTGGGATGGCTCGGCTCAGCAATTACTGCTCTAAATTTAATGCCTGCGGGACAGTTAGATGGTGGACGCATTGTCCAGTCTGTTTATGGGCGAAGAGTTGCAAGTTGGACGACCGTATTGACGCTGATTTTCTTGGTAATTGCAACGGTGATCAATCCATTAGCCCTCTATTGGGGTGGGATTATCTTGATCCTCTTGCGCGATCTCGAACGTCCGATGCTGAATGAACTGTCAGAATTAGATGGCGATCGCGAGGCTTTGGGTGTTGTTGCTCTGTTTTGGATGGTAGTCACTTTATTACCCCTTACCTCTGGCGTGGCGGAACGTTTAGGTATAGGTAGTGGTGGCGGACTAATTCCTTAA
- a CDS encoding SPFH domain-containing protein, with translation MEATIFSIVFALLSGTYIYRSFQIIEEGQIALVERFGKYQKTMEPGINIVLPFLDRVALIQSSREQVLEMSPQPCTTSDSVSVSVSGVMYWQVTDLKQAKYNIENVDKSLSVSLATQIQTQIGRCDLDNIIGGQERINEEILQGISSDTKDWGIRVLRVRLGEITIPTSVLLSMEKQKAAEIEKKAMISLSEGEKTSEIKKAEAVALSNKVLAESERQVRLEQTEAMALSIERIAEAIANHPHGQDAVQYLLAQKYLEMGQAIGQSPSSKVLFMDPQSLPGAIQSLLAMTDNKIAEAIAKKPFGESSNIPPALRNLPEVKPFRTPTSKEKAEPTHPPNQPEGPKDNDNDLDLDNL, from the coding sequence ATGGAAGCAACAATTTTCAGCATTGTTTTTGCTCTTTTAAGTGGCACTTATATTTATCGCTCCTTTCAGATTATTGAAGAAGGACAGATTGCGCTAGTTGAGAGATTTGGTAAATATCAAAAAACGATGGAACCGGGGATTAATATCGTTTTACCATTTCTTGATCGTGTTGCTTTAATTCAAAGCTCCCGTGAACAGGTTTTAGAAATGTCGCCCCAGCCCTGTACAACGTCTGATAGTGTCAGCGTCAGTGTGAGTGGGGTGATGTATTGGCAAGTTACTGATCTCAAACAGGCAAAATATAACATTGAGAATGTTGATAAATCCTTGAGTGTGTCCCTAGCTACTCAGATTCAAACGCAGATAGGACGCTGTGATCTCGATAATATTATTGGTGGACAAGAACGTATCAACGAAGAGATCTTGCAGGGCATCTCTAGTGATACTAAAGACTGGGGAATTAGGGTATTGCGTGTGAGACTAGGCGAAATCACAATTCCCACATCGGTACTGCTGTCGATGGAAAAACAAAAAGCAGCAGAAATTGAGAAAAAAGCCATGATTTCTCTGTCTGAGGGGGAAAAAACTTCAGAAATTAAAAAGGCTGAAGCCGTTGCCCTGTCCAATAAGGTACTTGCCGAATCAGAGCGCCAAGTACGTTTAGAACAGACTGAGGCAATGGCTTTATCCATAGAACGCATTGCTGAAGCGATCGCCAATCATCCCCACGGACAGGATGCAGTGCAGTATTTATTAGCGCAAAAATATTTAGAAATGGGACAGGCGATCGGGCAAAGTCCCAGTAGCAAAGTTTTGTTTATGGATCCGCAATCGCTCCCAGGGGCAATTCAATCTTTGCTAGCAATGACCGATAACAAGATTGCTGAGGCGATCGCCAAGAAACCCTTTGGTGAAAGTAGTAATATTCCCCCAGCGTTACGCAACTTGCCTGAAGTAAAACCTTTCCGAACGCCAACAAGTAAAGAGAAGGCAGAGCCAACCCACCCACCAAATCAGCCCGAAGGGCCTAAAGATAATGATAATGATTTAGATTTGGATAACTTGTAA
- a CDS encoding ferredoxin-thioredoxin reductase variable chain — protein sequence MKIGDRIRVKTPLSVFHHPEHKGKAFDITGLEGEIVRIHTEWHGRPISPNYPYEIRFTPRFVTHLGDHEIELAN from the coding sequence ATGAAGATTGGCGATCGCATTCGTGTCAAGACACCGTTAAGTGTCTTCCATCATCCTGAACATAAGGGTAAAGCCTTTGATATTACAGGATTAGAAGGAGAAATTGTGCGTATACATACGGAGTGGCATGGTCGCCCGATCAGCCCCAACTATCCCTACGAAATTAGGTTTACGCCTAGATTTGTGACTCATTTAGGTGATCATGAAATAGAATTAGCCAACTAA
- the rsmA gene encoding 16S rRNA (adenine(1518)-N(6)/adenine(1519)-N(6))-dimethyltransferase RsmA gives MTNLDKPVYSSSKIRPRKQFGQHWLRSDAVLNKILRAGQLQQSDRILEIGPGTGNLTRLLLPFVESLTAVEIDRDLCEKLRKTMNQPNFQLIEGSILDIPLPTGTNKVIANIPYNITGEILKKLLGTLAEPIQQFEQIVLLVQKEIGDRLAAKAGHKAYNALSVKIQYLADCQFICDVPAAAFYPPPKVNSAVVRIIPRPPLTPVSDPKFLDRLITLGFATKRKMLRNNLISEIDRDRLVLILESMGINAQVRAEDLDVAQWVALCEEVIKVKSS, from the coding sequence ATGACCAATCTCGATAAACCCGTCTATAGCTCCAGCAAAATCCGTCCACGCAAACAATTTGGGCAACATTGGTTGCGAAGTGATGCAGTCCTGAACAAAATTTTGCGCGCGGGGCAATTGCAGCAAAGCGATCGCATTTTAGAAATTGGGCCTGGAACTGGCAATCTCACCCGTTTATTACTGCCCTTTGTGGAATCCCTCACCGCCGTAGAAATTGATCGCGATCTTTGTGAGAAACTTCGCAAAACCATGAATCAACCTAACTTCCAGCTAATCGAAGGTAGTATTCTCGATATTCCACTTCCCACTGGAACTAATAAAGTCATTGCCAATATTCCCTACAACATCACAGGCGAAATCCTCAAAAAGCTATTGGGAACTCTGGCAGAACCTATCCAACAGTTTGAACAAATCGTTTTATTAGTCCAAAAAGAAATTGGCGATCGCCTTGCGGCAAAAGCTGGTCACAAAGCCTACAATGCCCTCAGTGTAAAGATTCAATATCTTGCCGATTGTCAATTTATTTGTGATGTCCCTGCCGCCGCTTTCTATCCACCCCCAAAAGTTAATTCCGCCGTTGTTCGCATTATTCCCCGCCCACCACTCACTCCCGTTAGCGATCCTAAATTCTTAGATCGGCTAATCACTCTTGGTTTTGCAACTAAACGGAAGATGTTACGCAACAATCTCATCTCCGAAATAGATCGCGATCGCCTAGTTCTAATCCTAGAATCAATGGGAATCAATGCACAAGTACGCGCCGAAGATCTCGATGTTGCTCAATGGGTCGCCCTATGCGAAGAAGTGATCAAGGTAAAATCATCATGA
- a CDS encoding tetratricopeptide repeat protein — translation MIKTAITKISIVGIFPLMCSLAPALDTIALAQTLPTATSKIAQSTPLANTPIKLVERANSLREQNQLDRALALYRQAIATSPEFVPAYYGLGVTLRQKGDIQGAIEAHRQAITIDKNYTPAYYGLGIALYQKGDTSGAIEAYNQFIQLSKADTNLAPVYYNLGLAHERRNNIDGAIGAFRKAIEFDPKYALAHNGLGTVLRRQGNRQEAIAAYRRAIELAPQYAVAHFALGISLYEERDYAGSIDAYKRVVAIDPNFPNVYYNLGLTYNQLGDRQSAIATFRKALEQDPRNADIYAALGSALLREENIPEAAEAFKRSTEINPKVASNFNGLGLALRRQGDLEGAIAAYEQSIAINPSYAAAYNNLGRALSDQNRNNEAIAAFRRAITLDTKNAVAYSNLGNLLRSQGNIDEAIEAFQKTIAIGKEDLWVDYTSLGLAYADRGKLGDAQTAYLKALDLNPKFAKAYFGLGALYTLRGEVSNAIRSYQEALKLYEETREAEWIKRTQQAIQALQGIT, via the coding sequence ATGATCAAAACCGCAATTACGAAGATCTCAATAGTAGGAATTTTCCCGCTAATGTGTAGTCTCGCTCCTGCTCTAGATACGATCGCCTTAGCCCAAACCTTGCCTACCGCAACGAGTAAGATTGCTCAGAGTACTCCACTGGCAAACACACCAATTAAGCTGGTAGAACGGGCAAATTCTCTAAGGGAGCAAAATCAACTTGATCGCGCCTTGGCTTTATATCGCCAAGCGATCGCCACAAGTCCAGAGTTTGTACCTGCCTACTATGGTTTGGGAGTAACTTTGCGCCAAAAGGGGGACATTCAAGGTGCTATCGAAGCCCATCGCCAAGCAATTACCATTGATAAAAACTATACGCCTGCCTATTACGGGTTAGGGATTGCGCTATATCAGAAAGGGGATACGAGTGGCGCGATCGAGGCCTATAACCAATTTATTCAACTTAGCAAAGCGGACACCAATCTGGCTCCTGTGTATTACAACTTGGGGCTTGCCCATGAGCGACGCAATAATATTGATGGGGCAATCGGCGCTTTTCGGAAGGCAATAGAATTTGATCCTAAATATGCCCTTGCCCATAACGGTTTAGGTACAGTGCTACGTCGGCAAGGGAATCGTCAAGAAGCGATCGCCGCCTATCGTCGGGCAATCGAGCTTGCTCCACAGTATGCCGTGGCTCATTTTGCTTTGGGTATTTCTCTGTATGAAGAAAGAGACTATGCAGGCTCAATTGATGCTTATAAACGGGTAGTCGCCATCGATCCTAATTTCCCTAATGTTTATTACAATCTGGGGCTAACCTATAACCAATTAGGCGATCGCCAAAGTGCCATAGCTACTTTTCGCAAAGCTCTGGAGCAAGATCCTCGCAATGCTGATATTTATGCCGCATTGGGTAGCGCTCTGTTGCGGGAAGAAAATATCCCTGAAGCGGCGGAAGCTTTTAAACGGAGTACCGAAATTAATCCAAAGGTGGCGAGTAATTTCAATGGCTTAGGTTTAGCCCTACGTCGCCAAGGTGATCTTGAAGGAGCGATCGCTGCCTATGAGCAATCTATTGCCATTAATCCCAGCTATGCGGCTGCCTATAATAATCTTGGTCGCGCTCTGTCCGATCAAAATCGCAATAATGAAGCAATTGCTGCATTTCGTCGAGCGATCACCCTTGACACCAAAAACGCCGTTGCCTATAGCAATCTGGGCAATCTTTTGCGCTCTCAAGGCAATATCGATGAAGCGATCGAGGCTTTCCAAAAAACCATTGCGATCGGCAAAGAAGATTTATGGGTGGACTATACCAGCTTGGGGCTTGCCTATGCCGATCGCGGTAAGTTAGGAGATGCCCAAACAGCCTATCTCAAGGCTCTAGATTTAAATCCCAAATTTGCTAAGGCTTATTTTGGTTTAGGTGCTTTGTATACCCTTAGGGGTGAAGTGAGTAATGCCATTCGCTCCTATCAAGAGGCTCTGAAGCTATACGAAGAAACACGCGAGGCTGAATGGATTAAGCGTACTCAGCAAGCAATTCAAGCATTGCAAGGAATTACCTAA
- a CDS encoding plastocyanin/azurin family copper-binding protein, with protein MRRTLKILLIGILGILCMVISPNFAIASPVSTTAKLASIDFTKQQAIAVNVSLSNAANELKFTPDRFTFSAGKRYKLLLSNPSGMKHYFTSKDFADAVWTQNVVAGNVEIKGNIRELELKPNATAEWTFVPIKSGIYELHCAIAGHTEAGMRGSITIQPSV; from the coding sequence ATGCGTCGCACCTTGAAAATTTTGCTAATTGGCATATTGGGGATTTTGTGTATGGTTATTAGTCCCAATTTCGCGATCGCTTCACCAGTCAGCACAACTGCCAAACTAGCCTCGATTGATTTCACGAAGCAACAGGCGATCGCAGTTAATGTCAGTCTCAGTAATGCCGCTAACGAATTAAAATTTACCCCTGATCGCTTTACCTTTAGCGCAGGCAAGCGTTACAAACTGTTGCTGAGTAATCCTAGCGGCATGAAACATTATTTCACTAGTAAAGATTTTGCTGATGCGGTCTGGACACAAAATGTTGTGGCTGGCAACGTGGAGATTAAAGGCAATATCCGCGAATTAGAACTAAAGCCTAATGCCACTGCTGAATGGACTTTTGTACCAATTAAATCAGGAATCTATGAATTGCATTGTGCGATCGCAGGGCACACCGAAGCAGGAATGCGTGGCAGCATCACGATTCAACCAAGCGTTTAG
- a CDS encoding GNAT family N-acetyltransferase has protein sequence MSDILTESFYRSHDRKVNWLLRCFTDLVYPLLRYGIMLDLNSRFSEQTPCYACLVATHATNKSQAIASLEICMRYVPTKPHHQFWLGRTMQQYPYIFNLAVHPQWRRRGVAKQLLLAAEKTVKQWGFSHLYMHVLEDNQPARSLYDDIGYRLHDQENSLNHWLLGHPRRFLLQKNF, from the coding sequence GTGTCAGACATCTTAACTGAGAGCTTTTATCGTAGTCACGATCGCAAAGTTAACTGGTTACTGCGCTGCTTTACAGATTTGGTATATCCACTTTTGCGCTACGGGATTATGCTCGATCTCAACAGCCGCTTTAGTGAACAAACCCCTTGCTATGCCTGCCTCGTAGCTACTCATGCTACCAACAAGTCCCAAGCGATCGCCTCACTAGAAATTTGTATGCGCTATGTGCCTACCAAGCCCCACCATCAATTTTGGCTAGGTCGTACTATGCAGCAATACCCCTATATTTTTAACTTAGCAGTACATCCCCAATGGCGACGACGTGGTGTCGCCAAGCAACTATTGCTAGCCGCCGAGAAAACGGTAAAGCAATGGGGATTTTCGCATTTATACATGCATGTACTAGAAGATAATCAGCCTGCGCGTAGTCTCTATGATGACATCGGCTATCGGCTCCATGACCAAGAAAATTCCTTAAATCATTGGCTACTAGGTCATCCCCGTAGATTTTTATTGCAAAAAAATTTTTAA
- a CDS encoding sulfate/molybdate ABC transporter ATP-binding protein translates to MGIVVENVNKKFGDYVALDNINLEVKTGSLVALLGPSGSGKSTLLRVIAGLESPDSGKIFLTGKDATDQDVRDRNIGFVFQHYALFKHMNIRQNIGFGLEVRKLPKAKIADRVEELLELIQLKGLGNRYPSQLSGGQRQRVSLARALAVQPSVLLLDEPFGALDAKVRKELRAWLRRLHDEVHVTSVFVTHDQEEAMEVSDQIVVMNQGKIEQIGTPAEVYDNPATPFVMSFIGPVNVLPVKSEQVSKFQQTHEQNGKGDLYIRPRDILIEIEPTSTSIAARINRIINLGWEVQAELVLDDGQVLTAHLTRERFNELNLQPQQNVYIEPKDTKSFSLDYSI, encoded by the coding sequence GTGGGCATTGTTGTAGAAAATGTAAATAAGAAGTTTGGCGATTATGTAGCCCTCGATAATATTAATCTTGAGGTCAAGACTGGCTCACTCGTCGCGCTATTAGGACCTTCTGGCTCTGGTAAATCCACATTATTGCGAGTAATTGCAGGGTTAGAATCTCCCGATAGTGGCAAAATTTTCCTTACAGGTAAAGACGCAACCGATCAAGATGTCCGCGATCGCAATATTGGTTTTGTGTTTCAGCATTATGCACTGTTTAAGCACATGAATATTCGCCAAAATATTGGCTTCGGGCTAGAAGTCCGCAAACTACCTAAGGCAAAAATTGCTGATCGCGTAGAGGAGCTACTCGAACTCATTCAACTCAAAGGACTTGGCAACCGCTATCCCTCACAACTATCGGGTGGACAACGCCAAAGAGTCTCCCTTGCCCGCGCCCTTGCTGTACAACCTAGCGTATTGTTGCTTGATGAGCCATTTGGAGCGCTAGATGCTAAAGTCCGTAAGGAATTGCGTGCATGGTTACGTCGTCTCCATGATGAAGTCCATGTCACCAGCGTATTTGTGACCCACGATCAAGAAGAAGCGATGGAAGTATCCGATCAAATCGTGGTGATGAATCAAGGCAAAATTGAGCAGATTGGCACACCTGCGGAAGTTTATGACAATCCCGCTACGCCTTTTGTGATGAGCTTTATTGGACCTGTGAATGTATTGCCAGTTAAAAGCGAGCAAGTTAGCAAATTCCAGCAAACTCACGAACAGAATGGTAAAGGTGATCTTTATATTCGTCCTCGCGATATTCTGATTGAGATTGAGCCAACTAGTACTTCTATAGCAGCAAGGATCAATAGAATCATTAACCTTGGTTGGGAAGTTCAAGCTGAGCTAGTGCTAGATGATGGACAGGTATTAACTGCTCACCTCACCCGTGAACGTTTTAATGAGTTAAATTTACAACCACAGCAAAATGTTTATATTGAACCCAAGGACACCAAATCCTTCTCGTTAGACTATTCAATCTAA